The proteins below are encoded in one region of Triticum aestivum cultivar Chinese Spring chromosome 1B, IWGSC CS RefSeq v2.1, whole genome shotgun sequence:
- the LOC123145801 gene encoding uncharacterized protein isoform X1 → MALLRALRRALPPLYSPAAPLSRHAPGPPALPPRPLRLLDPIGFRPFSAAAATATAVVRAPEMGASLFRGLTETRFPKRRPGFVSRRKRASLRPKGPHYWVKCKPGEPIPSSQPNEGSVQGRKEKKRIKQRKDFIMAEKRKRKAQYSVAVKRKEAERTERKMAAVARDRAWVERLAELKQMEAEKRAAMA, encoded by the exons ATGGCGCTCCTCCGAGCCCTCCGGCGAGCCCTCCCGCCGCTCTACTCGCCGGCGGCGCCTCTTTCCCGGCACGCCCCAGGTCCTCCTGCGCTCCCTCCCCGTCCTCTCCGGCTCCTGGATCCGATCGGCTTCCGGCCGTtctccgccgccgcggccaccgccaccgccgttgTGCGGGCACCGGAAATGGGCGCCAGCCTCTTCAGAGGGCTCACGGAGACCAGGTTTCCCAAGCGGCGGCCAGGATTCGTGTCCCGGCGCAAGAGGGCCAGCCTGCGACCCAAAG GTCCGCACTACTGGGTGAAGTGCAAGCCAGGGGAGCCTATCCCTTCGAGCCAGCCGAATGAGGGCAGCGTAcaggggaggaaggagaagaagcggatCAAGCAGCGCAAGGACTTTATCATG GCTGAGAAGAGGAAGCGCAAAGCACAGTATTCTGTTGCTGTGAAGAGGAAGGAGGCAGAACGGACGGAAAGAAAGATGGCCGCCGTGGCAAGAGACCGGGCATGGGTGGAGAGGCTGGCAGAGCTAAAACAGATGGAGGCAGAAAAGAGAGCTGCAATGGCTTGA
- the LOC123145801 gene encoding uncharacterized protein isoform X2 produces the protein MALLRALRRALPPLYSPAAPLSRHAPGPPALPPRPLRLLDPIGFRPFSAAAATATAVVRAPEMGASLFRGLTETRFPKRRPGFVSRRKRASLRPKGPHYWVKCKPGEPIPSSQPNEGSVQGRKEKKRIKQRKDFIMFEVRQDAYLDGCLNSKWMLDRFKNLCSVHMSN, from the exons ATGGCGCTCCTCCGAGCCCTCCGGCGAGCCCTCCCGCCGCTCTACTCGCCGGCGGCGCCTCTTTCCCGGCACGCCCCAGGTCCTCCTGCGCTCCCTCCCCGTCCTCTCCGGCTCCTGGATCCGATCGGCTTCCGGCCGTtctccgccgccgcggccaccgccaccgccgttgTGCGGGCACCGGAAATGGGCGCCAGCCTCTTCAGAGGGCTCACGGAGACCAGGTTTCCCAAGCGGCGGCCAGGATTCGTGTCCCGGCGCAAGAGGGCCAGCCTGCGACCCAAAG GTCCGCACTACTGGGTGAAGTGCAAGCCAGGGGAGCCTATCCCTTCGAGCCAGCCGAATGAGGGCAGCGTAcaggggaggaaggagaagaagcggatCAAGCAGCGCAAGGACTTTATCATG TTTGAAGTGCGTCAGGATGCTTACCTTGATGGATGCTTGAACAGTAAATGGATGCTTGATCGATTCAAAAACTTATGCTCTGTTCATATGTCTAATTAA
- the LOC100037535 gene encoding xyloglucan endotransglycosylase/hydrolase protein 8, with the protein MARPSISLHLCLAVLAMAAAASEAGFYDQFDVVGSGNNVRVNDDGLAQQVALTLDQGNGGSGFSSKDKYLYGEFSVQMKLIGGNSAGTVTSFYLTSGEGDGHDEIDIEFMGNLSGDPYVMNTNVWASGDGKKEHQFYLWFDPTADFHTYKIVWNPKNIIFQVDDVPVRTFKKYDDLPYPSSQPMMVHATLWDGSYWATRHGDVKIDWSQAPFVVNYRGYSSNGCVSSGGSSACPAGSDAWMNTELGGKALGTVAWAESKYMSYDYCTDGWRFPNGFPAECTRN; encoded by the exons ATGGCGAGGCCGTCCATCTCCCTCCACCTCTGCCTGGCCGTCctggccatggccgccgccgcgtcCGAGGCCGGGTTCTACGACCAGTTCGACGTGGTCGGCTCCGGCAACAACGTGCGCGTGAACGACGATGGCCTGGCCCAGCAGGTGGCGCTCACGCTCGACCAGGGCAACGGCGGCTCCGGCTTCAGCTCCAAGGACAAGTACCTCTACGGCGAGTTCAGCGTCCAGATGAAGCTCATCGGCGGCAACTCCGCCGGCACCGTCACCTCCTTCTAC CTGACGTCTGGGGAGGGCGACGGCCATGACGAGATCGACATCGAGTTCATGGGCAACCTCAGCGGCGACCCCTACGTGATGAACACCAACGTGTGGGCCAGCGGCGACGGGAAGAAGGAGCACCAGTTCTACCTCTGGTTCGACCCCACCGCCGACTTCCACACCTACAAGATCGTCTGGAACCCCAAGAACATCAT ATTCCAGGTCGACGACGTGCCGGTGAGGACCTTCAAGAAGTACGACGACCTGCCGTACCCGAGCAGCCAGCCGATGATGGTGCACGCCACGCTCTGGGACGGCAGCTACTGGGCGACCCGGCACGGCGACGTCAAGATCGACTGGAGCCAGGCGCCGTTCGTCGTCAACTACCGCGGCTACTCCTCCAACGGCTGCGTCAGCAGCGGCGGCTCGTCGGCGTGCCCCGCCGGCAGCGACGCGTGGATGAACACGGAGCTCGGCGGCAAGGCCCTCGGCACCGTCGCCTGGGCCGAGAGCAAGTACATGTCCTACGACTACTGCACCGACGGCTGGCGCTTCCCCAACGGATTCCCCGCCGAGTGCACCCGCAACTGA